In the Drosophila biarmipes strain raj3 chromosome X, RU_DBia_V1.1, whole genome shotgun sequence genome, one interval contains:
- the LOC108025936 gene encoding titin homolog isoform X3 yields the protein MAPFVRARNVTVTHNSQVQWSRQDILEWCNDMLQCRITKIEHLCTGAAYCHLMDMLFPGVVNLSRVKFLSNQEYEYIANFKELQIGFNRARVNAPIPVDQLIKGRFQDNFEFAVWFRHFFTANYNEVECCDYDPLAARGQQDIGVGASRSNTPQSARPFGIRRKPLVDTPRIARKLLATREDDEDSRVGATPQKPPKPSLRKQPRGTIEPTSPKMGRTKPRIHEDKASLFFTSNSVELENILSPQDIEYSSDDEEYDEPVKKKPLPKGKPKKSAVAKKQAVVKRFLEPVEIEEPEETEQLSEPPKNKKPGVNKKAVVNQKPNQKAAVKQKPCKTKKLVEIEEPSKSEEPGESEEEPVVSRKPVVSQKPVVKPKPRHKKKPVKEIEPSESEEPVEEEVVNRKPVVSQKPVVKPKPRHKKKPVKEIEPSESEEEPVEVEVVSRKPVVSQKPVVKPKPKNKKPVKEVEPSESEEPVEEEVVNRKPVVSQKPVVKPKPRHKKPVKEVEPSESEEEPVEEEVVNRKPVVSQKPAVKQKPLQKPVEKKKPIKVEEILESEKEPVEEEVVSRKPVVSHKPAVKQKPLQKPVEKKKPIKVEEILESEKEPVEEEVVSRKPVVSHKPAVKQKPLQKPVEKKKPIKVEEILESEEEPMEIEEVHRKPVVSQKPAVKQKPLQKPVEKKKPIKVEEILESEEEPMEIEEVHRKPVVSQKPAVKQKPLQKPVEKKKPIKVEEILESEEEPMEIEEVHRKPAASHKPAVKPKSCQKKKPLEIEEPSESEEESVEIEQPLVKKKLLRKPKPYKKKKPVEIEESSESEEEPLEIEPPLVNKKPLVKLRPGQKKPNVTKKLVESEEPMECEPPLVKQKKKPCVNEEPLETEVPQPVVKRKPWQNKKTMEIEEFLSTKEPEGSSNIKKPWMFSELEKLKKSLGIEQPVELKKPLEIRQSVEELMRTMESVKDRVRRIEHSLGKDAEISQCITDRIKRIEEAKQAALDSPRIKYIRERVVVLRQEFNELSDKMGNLGKSSHMCNVDYSTQFKDNKDNNRETQMDRDDNKENISNIARQMYIESTQIMSCKDNNNKDRDIDTAVEEESNLPKTNYARSEVSGDEALIEIYRSPIFSYKTSEMEVAEEEEPSSLAGRITRPNNRSPSEPASRTSWTSPMAIDGLSRDLANMLSLENFTSEQIMAEVRLHCGVRLLIQKPDLGKDTDEAVATVRQDVACSTAEDHLAE from the exons ATGGCCCCATTCGTGCGGGCCCGCAACGTGACCGTCACCCACAATTCGCAGGTCCAGTGGTCGCGTCAGGACATCTTGGAGTGGTGCAACGACATGCTCCAGTGCAGGATCACCAAGATCGAGCACCTGTGCACCGGGGCTGCCTACTGCCACCTGATGGACATGCTCTTTCCCGGCGTGGTCAACCTGAGTCGCGTCAAGTTCCTCTCGAACCAGGAGTACGAGTACATTGCCAACTTCAAGGAACTGCAGATCGGCTTCAATCGGGCCAGGGTCAATGCCCCCATTCCGGTGGACCAACTGATCAAGGGTCGCTTCCAGGACAACTTTGAATTCGCCGTCTGGTTCCGGCACTTCTTCACGGCCAACTACAACGAGGTCGAGTGCTGTGACTACGATCCCTTGGCTGCCCGTGGCCAGCAGGATATAGGAGTGGGTGCCTCGCGATCCAACACGCCACAAAGTGCCAGGCCCTTTGGTATTCGTCGAAAGCCTCTGGTGGACACGCCCAGGATCGCAAGGAAGCTGCTGGCCACTCGGGAGGATGACGAGGATAGTAGGGTTGGTGCAACCCCTCAAAAGCCGCCGAAACCCAGTCTCCGGAAGCAGCCGAGAGGGACAATCGAGCCCACTTCGCCAAAGATGGGCAGGACCAAGCCTCGTATCCACGAGGACAAAGCTTCTTTGTTCTTCACGAGCAACAGCGTCGAGCTGGAGAATATCCTGTCTCCCCAGGACATAGAATACTCGTCAGACGATGAAGAATACGACGAGCCGGTTAAAAAGAAGCCATTACCTAAGGGCAAGCCCAAGAAGAGTGCCGTTGCAAAAAAGCAGGCTGTCGTGAAGAGGTTCCTGGAGCCAGTGGAGATTGAGGAGCCAGAGGAGACAGAGCAGCTTTCGGAGCCACCGAAAAACAAGAAGCCGGGGGTTAATAAGAAGGCAGTGGTTAACCAGAAGCCTAACCAGAAGGCTGCGGTTAAACAGAAGCCATGTAAGACCAAAAAGCTAGTGGAGATCGAGGAACCATCGAAGAGCGAAGAACCAGGGGAGAGCGAAGAAGAACCTGTGGTTAGTCGAAAACCAGTGGTTAGTCAAAAACCAGTAGTTAAACCAAAGCCAAGGCACAAGAAGAAGCCAGTGAAGGAGATAGAACCGTCGGAAAGCGAAGAACCAGTGGAGGAAGAAGTGGTTAATAGAAAACCAGTGGTTAGTCAAAAACCAGTAGTTAAACCAAAGCCAAGGCACAAGAAGAAGCCAGTGAAGGAGATAGAACCGTCGGAAAGCGAAGAAGAACCAGTAGAAGTAGAAGTGGTTAGTCGAAAACCAGTGGTTAGTCAGAAACCAGTAGTTAAACCGAAGCCAAAGAACAAGAAACCAGTGAAAGAGGTAGAACCGTCGGAAAGCGAAGAACCAGTGGAGGAAGAAGTGGTTAATAGAAAACCAGTGGTTAGTCAAAAACCAGTAGTTAAACCAAAGCCAAGGCACAAGAAGCCAGTGAAGGAGGTAGAACCGTCGGAAAGCGAAGAAGAACCAGTGGAGGAAGAAGTGGTTAATAGAAAACCAGTGGTTAGTCAGAAACCAGCAGTTAAACAAAAGCCGTTGCAGAAGCCAGTGGAGAAAAAAAAGCCAATCAAGGTAGAAGAAATATTGGAAAGCGAAAAAGAACCAGTGGAAGAAGAAGTGGTTAGTCGAAAACCAGTGGTTAGCCATAAACCAGCAGTTAAACAAAAGCCTTTGCAGAAGCCAGTGGAGAAAAAAAAGCCAATCAAGGTAGAAGAAATATTGGAAAGCGAAAAAGAACCAGTGGAAGAAGAAGTGGTTAGTCGAAAACCAGTGGTTAGCCATAAACCAGCAGTTAAACAAAAGCCTTTGCAGAAGCCAGTGGAGAAAAAAAAGCCAATCAAG GTAGAAGAAATATTGGAAAGCGAAGAAGAACCCATGGAAATCGAAGAGGTTCATCGAAAACCAGTGGTTAGCCAGAAACCAGCAGTTAAACAAAAGCCGTTGCAGAAGCCAGTGGAGAAAAAAAAGCCAATCAAGGTAGAAGAAATATTGGAAAGCGAAGAAGAACCCATGGAAATCGAAGAGGTTCATCGAAAACCAGTGGTTAGCCAGAAACCAGCAGTTAAACAAAAGCCGTTGCAGAAGCCAGTGGAGAAAAAAAAGCCAATCAAGGTAGAAGAAATATTGGAAAGCGAAGAAGAACCCATGGAAATCGAAGAGGTTCATCGAAAACCAGCGGCTAGTCATAAACCAGCAGTTAAACCAAAGTCATGTCAGAAAAAGAAGCCACTGGAGATCGAAGAACCATCGGAGAGCGAAGAAGAATCTGTGGAGATTGAACAACCattggttaaaaaaaaactcttgCGTAAACCGAAgccatataaaaaaaagaagccaGTGGAGATCGAAGAATCATCGGAGAGCGAAGAAGAACCATTGGAGATAGAACCACCGTTGGTTAATAAAAAACCCTTGGTTAAGCTAAGGCCAGGACAGAAGAAACCAAATGTGACCAAGAAACTAGTGGAGTCCGAAGAACCCATGGAGTGCGAACCACCGTTGGTTAAACAGAAGAAGAAACCATGTGTGAACGAAGAACCATTGGAGACTGAAGTGCCTCAGCCAGTGGTTAAGCGAAAACcatggcaaaacaaaaaaactatgGAGATCGAAGAATTCCTGAGCACCAAGGAACCAGAAGGATCATCGAATATCAAAAAACCATGGATGTTCAGTGAACTGGAGAAGCTCAAAAAGTCATTGGGGATCGAACAAccagtggaattaaaaaaaccaTTGGAGATCAGACAGTCCGTGGAGGAGTTGATGAGGACAATGGAGAGCGTCAAGGACAGAGTCCGCCGGATAGAGCATAGTTTGGGAAAGGATGCGGAGATATCTCAGTGCATTACGGACCGAATCAAGCGGATCGAGGAAGCCAAGCAAGCGGCGTTGGACTCGCCCCGAATCAAGTACATCAGGGAGAGAGTCGTAGTGCTGAGGCAGGAGTTCAACGAGTTGAGTGATAAAATGGGTAATCTGGGCAAAAGCTCCCACATGTGCAATGTGGACTACAGCACCCAGTTCAAGGATAACAAGGACAATAACAGAGAAACACAGATGGACAGAGACGATAACAAGGAGAATATTTCAAACATAGCTAGACAGATGTACATAGAGAGTACCCAGATTATGAGTTGCAAGGATAACAATAACAAGGACAGGGACATTGATACCGCTGTGGAGGAGGAATCTAATTTGCCCAAGACGAACTATGCGCGCTCGGAAGTCAGTGGGGATGAGGCACTCATCGAGATCTACAGGTCGCCAATATTCAGCTACAAAACCAGCGAGATGGAGGtcgccgaggaggaggagccctCCTCACTGGCGGGACGGATCACTCGCCCGAATAATCGGTCCCCATCCGAACCGGCGAGTCGAACCAGTTGGACCAGTCCGATGGCAATAGACGGTCTTTCGCGAGATCTGGCCAACATGTTATCTCTGGAGAATTTCACCAGTGAGCAGATCATGGCCGAAGTGCGTCTTCACTGTGGCGTGCGTCTGCTGATACAGAAACCCGATCTCGGCAAGGACACCGATGAGGCAGTGGCCACCGTCAGGCAGGACGTGGCCTGCAGCACCGCAGAGGACCACCTCGCCGAGTAA
- the LOC108025936 gene encoding cell surface glycoprotein 1 isoform X9: MAPFVRARNVTVTHNSQVQWSRQDILEWCNDMLQCRITKIEHLCTGAAYCHLMDMLFPGVVNLSRVKFLSNQEYEYIANFKELQIGFNRARVNAPIPVDQLIKGRFQDNFEFAVWFRHFFTANYNEVECCDYDPLAARGQQDIGVGASRSNTPQSARPFGIRRKPLVDTPRIARKLLATREDDEDSRVGATPQKPPKPSLRKQPRGTIEPTSPKMGRTKPRIHEDKASLFFTSNSVELENILSPQDIEYSSDDEEYDEPVKKKPLPKGKPKKSAVAKKQAVVKRFLEPVEIEEPEETEQLSEPPKNKKPGVNKKAVVNQKPNQKAAVKQKPCKTKKLVEIEEPSKSEEPGESEEEPVVSRKPVVSQKPVVKPKPRHKKKPVKEIEPSESEEPVEEEVVNRKPVVSQKPVVKPKPRHKKKPVKEIEPSESEEEPVEVEVVSRKPVVSQKPVVKPKPKNKKPVKEVEPSESEEPVEEEVVNRKPVVSQKPVVKPKPRHKKPVKEVEPSESEEEPVEEEVVNRKPVVSQKPAVKQKPLQKPVEKKKPIKVEEILESEKEPVEEEVVSRKPVVSHKPAVKQKPLQKPVEKKKPIKVEEILESEEEPMEIEEVHRKPAASHKPAVKPKSCQKKKPLEIEEPSESEEESVEIEQPLVKKKLLRKPKPYKKKKPVEIEESSESEEEPLEIEPPLVNKKPLVKLRPGQKKPNVTKKLVESEEPMECEPPLVKQKKKPCVNEEPLETEVPQPVVKRKPWQNKKTMEIEEFLSTKEPEGSSNIKKPWMFSELEKLKKSLGIEQPVELKKPLEIRQSVEELMRTMESVKDRVRRIEHSLGKDAEISQCITDRIKRIEEAKQAALDSPRIKYIRERVVVLRQEFNELSDKMGNLGKSSHMCNVDYSTQFKDNKDNNRETQMDRDDNKENISNIARQMYIESTQIMSCKDNNNKDRDIDTAVEEESNLPKTNYARSEVSGDEALIEIYRSPIFSYKTSEMEVAEEEEPSSLAGRITRPNNRSPSEPASRTSWTSPMAIDGLSRDLANMLSLENFTSEQIMAEVRLHCGVRLLIQKPDLGKDTDEAVATVRQDVACSTAEDHLAE; the protein is encoded by the exons ATGGCCCCATTCGTGCGGGCCCGCAACGTGACCGTCACCCACAATTCGCAGGTCCAGTGGTCGCGTCAGGACATCTTGGAGTGGTGCAACGACATGCTCCAGTGCAGGATCACCAAGATCGAGCACCTGTGCACCGGGGCTGCCTACTGCCACCTGATGGACATGCTCTTTCCCGGCGTGGTCAACCTGAGTCGCGTCAAGTTCCTCTCGAACCAGGAGTACGAGTACATTGCCAACTTCAAGGAACTGCAGATCGGCTTCAATCGGGCCAGGGTCAATGCCCCCATTCCGGTGGACCAACTGATCAAGGGTCGCTTCCAGGACAACTTTGAATTCGCCGTCTGGTTCCGGCACTTCTTCACGGCCAACTACAACGAGGTCGAGTGCTGTGACTACGATCCCTTGGCTGCCCGTGGCCAGCAGGATATAGGAGTGGGTGCCTCGCGATCCAACACGCCACAAAGTGCCAGGCCCTTTGGTATTCGTCGAAAGCCTCTGGTGGACACGCCCAGGATCGCAAGGAAGCTGCTGGCCACTCGGGAGGATGACGAGGATAGTAGGGTTGGTGCAACCCCTCAAAAGCCGCCGAAACCCAGTCTCCGGAAGCAGCCGAGAGGGACAATCGAGCCCACTTCGCCAAAGATGGGCAGGACCAAGCCTCGTATCCACGAGGACAAAGCTTCTTTGTTCTTCACGAGCAACAGCGTCGAGCTGGAGAATATCCTGTCTCCCCAGGACATAGAATACTCGTCAGACGATGAAGAATACGACGAGCCGGTTAAAAAGAAGCCATTACCTAAGGGCAAGCCCAAGAAGAGTGCCGTTGCAAAAAAGCAGGCTGTCGTGAAGAGGTTCCTGGAGCCAGTGGAGATTGAGGAGCCAGAGGAGACAGAGCAGCTTTCGGAGCCACCGAAAAACAAGAAGCCGGGGGTTAATAAGAAGGCAGTGGTTAACCAGAAGCCTAACCAGAAGGCTGCGGTTAAACAGAAGCCATGTAAGACCAAAAAGCTAGTGGAGATCGAGGAACCATCGAAGAGCGAAGAACCAGGGGAGAGCGAAGAAGAACCTGTGGTTAGTCGAAAACCAGTGGTTAGTCAAAAACCAGTAGTTAAACCAAAGCCAAGGCACAAGAAGAAGCCAGTGAAGGAGATAGAACCGTCGGAAAGCGAAGAACCAGTGGAGGAAGAAGTGGTTAATAGAAAACCAGTGGTTAGTCAAAAACCAGTAGTTAAACCAAAGCCAAGGCACAAGAAGAAGCCAGTGAAGGAGATAGAACCGTCGGAAAGCGAAGAAGAACCAGTAGAAGTAGAAGTGGTTAGTCGAAAACCAGTGGTTAGTCAGAAACCAGTAGTTAAACCGAAGCCAAAGAACAAGAAACCAGTGAAAGAGGTAGAACCGTCGGAAAGCGAAGAACCAGTGGAGGAAGAAGTGGTTAATAGAAAACCAGTGGTTAGTCAAAAACCAGTAGTTAAACCAAAGCCAAGGCACAAGAAGCCAGTGAAGGAGGTAGAACCGTCGGAAAGCGAAGAAGAACCAGTGGAGGAAGAAGTGGTTAATAGAAAACCAGTGGTTAGTCAGAAACCAGCAGTTAAACAAAAGCCGTTGCAGAAGCCAGTGGAGAAAAAAAAGCCAATCAAGGTAGAAGAAATATTGGAAAGCGAAAAAGAACCAGTGGAAGAAGAAGTGGTTAGTCGAAAACCAGTGGTTAGCCATAAACCAGCAGTTAAACAAAAGCCTTTGCAGAAGCCAGTGGAGAAAAAAAAGCCAATCAAG GTAGAAGAAATATTGGAAAGCGAAGAAGAACCCATGGAAATCGAAGAGGTTCATCGAAAACCAGCGGCTAGTCATAAACCAGCAGTTAAACCAAAGTCATGTCAGAAAAAGAAGCCACTGGAGATCGAAGAACCATCGGAGAGCGAAGAAGAATCTGTGGAGATTGAACAACCattggttaaaaaaaaactcttgCGTAAACCGAAgccatataaaaaaaagaagccaGTGGAGATCGAAGAATCATCGGAGAGCGAAGAAGAACCATTGGAGATAGAACCACCGTTGGTTAATAAAAAACCCTTGGTTAAGCTAAGGCCAGGACAGAAGAAACCAAATGTGACCAAGAAACTAGTGGAGTCCGAAGAACCCATGGAGTGCGAACCACCGTTGGTTAAACAGAAGAAGAAACCATGTGTGAACGAAGAACCATTGGAGACTGAAGTGCCTCAGCCAGTGGTTAAGCGAAAACcatggcaaaacaaaaaaactatgGAGATCGAAGAATTCCTGAGCACCAAGGAACCAGAAGGATCATCGAATATCAAAAAACCATGGATGTTCAGTGAACTGGAGAAGCTCAAAAAGTCATTGGGGATCGAACAAccagtggaattaaaaaaaccaTTGGAGATCAGACAGTCCGTGGAGGAGTTGATGAGGACAATGGAGAGCGTCAAGGACAGAGTCCGCCGGATAGAGCATAGTTTGGGAAAGGATGCGGAGATATCTCAGTGCATTACGGACCGAATCAAGCGGATCGAGGAAGCCAAGCAAGCGGCGTTGGACTCGCCCCGAATCAAGTACATCAGGGAGAGAGTCGTAGTGCTGAGGCAGGAGTTCAACGAGTTGAGTGATAAAATGGGTAATCTGGGCAAAAGCTCCCACATGTGCAATGTGGACTACAGCACCCAGTTCAAGGATAACAAGGACAATAACAGAGAAACACAGATGGACAGAGACGATAACAAGGAGAATATTTCAAACATAGCTAGACAGATGTACATAGAGAGTACCCAGATTATGAGTTGCAAGGATAACAATAACAAGGACAGGGACATTGATACCGCTGTGGAGGAGGAATCTAATTTGCCCAAGACGAACTATGCGCGCTCGGAAGTCAGTGGGGATGAGGCACTCATCGAGATCTACAGGTCGCCAATATTCAGCTACAAAACCAGCGAGATGGAGGtcgccgaggaggaggagccctCCTCACTGGCGGGACGGATCACTCGCCCGAATAATCGGTCCCCATCCGAACCGGCGAGTCGAACCAGTTGGACCAGTCCGATGGCAATAGACGGTCTTTCGCGAGATCTGGCCAACATGTTATCTCTGGAGAATTTCACCAGTGAGCAGATCATGGCCGAAGTGCGTCTTCACTGTGGCGTGCGTCTGCTGATACAGAAACCCGATCTCGGCAAGGACACCGATGAGGCAGTGGCCACCGTCAGGCAGGACGTGGCCTGCAGCACCGCAGAGGACCACCTCGCCGAGTAA
- the LOC108025936 gene encoding cell surface glycoprotein 1 isoform X7 — MAPFVRARNVTVTHNSQVQWSRQDILEWCNDMLQCRITKIEHLCTGAAYCHLMDMLFPGVVNLSRVKFLSNQEYEYIANFKELQIGFNRARVNAPIPVDQLIKGRFQDNFEFAVWFRHFFTANYNEVECCDYDPLAARGQQDIGVGASRSNTPQSARPFGIRRKPLVDTPRIARKLLATREDDEDSRVGATPQKPPKPSLRKQPRGTIEPTSPKMGRTKPRIHEDKASLFFTSNSVELENILSPQDIEYSSDDEEYDEPVKKKPLPKGKPKKSAVAKKQAVVKRFLEPVEIEEPEETEQLSEPPKNKKPGVNKKAVVNQKPNQKAAVKQKPCKTKKLVEIEEPSKSEEPGESEEEPVVSRKPVVSQKPVVKPKPRHKKKPVKEIEPSESEEPVEEEVVNRKPVVSQKPVVKPKPRHKKKPVKEIEPSESEEEPVEVEVVSRKPVVSQKPVVKPKPKNKKPVKEVEPSESEEPVEEEVVNRKPVVSQKPVVKPKPRHKKPVKEVEPSESEEEPVEEEVVNRKPVVSQKPAVKQKPLQKPVEKKKPIKVEEILESEKEPVEEEVVSRKPVVSHKPAVKQKPLQKPVEKKKPIKVEEILESEEEPMEIEEVHRKPVVSQKPAVKQKPLQKPVEKKKPIKVEEILESEEEPMEIEEVHRKPAASHKPAVKPKSCQKKKPLEIEEPSESEEESVEIEQPLVKKKLLRKPKPYKKKKPVEIEESSESEEEPLEIEPPLVNKKPLVKLRPGQKKPNVTKKLVESEEPMECEPPLVKQKKKPCVNEEPLETEVPQPVVKRKPWQNKKTMEIEEFLSTKEPEGSSNIKKPWMFSELEKLKKSLGIEQPVELKKPLEIRQSVEELMRTMESVKDRVRRIEHSLGKDAEISQCITDRIKRIEEAKQAALDSPRIKYIRERVVVLRQEFNELSDKMGNLGKSSHMCNVDYSTQFKDNKDNNRETQMDRDDNKENISNIARQMYIESTQIMSCKDNNNKDRDIDTAVEEESNLPKTNYARSEVSGDEALIEIYRSPIFSYKTSEMEVAEEEEPSSLAGRITRPNNRSPSEPASRTSWTSPMAIDGLSRDLANMLSLENFTSEQIMAEVRLHCGVRLLIQKPDLGKDTDEAVATVRQDVACSTAEDHLAE, encoded by the exons ATGGCCCCATTCGTGCGGGCCCGCAACGTGACCGTCACCCACAATTCGCAGGTCCAGTGGTCGCGTCAGGACATCTTGGAGTGGTGCAACGACATGCTCCAGTGCAGGATCACCAAGATCGAGCACCTGTGCACCGGGGCTGCCTACTGCCACCTGATGGACATGCTCTTTCCCGGCGTGGTCAACCTGAGTCGCGTCAAGTTCCTCTCGAACCAGGAGTACGAGTACATTGCCAACTTCAAGGAACTGCAGATCGGCTTCAATCGGGCCAGGGTCAATGCCCCCATTCCGGTGGACCAACTGATCAAGGGTCGCTTCCAGGACAACTTTGAATTCGCCGTCTGGTTCCGGCACTTCTTCACGGCCAACTACAACGAGGTCGAGTGCTGTGACTACGATCCCTTGGCTGCCCGTGGCCAGCAGGATATAGGAGTGGGTGCCTCGCGATCCAACACGCCACAAAGTGCCAGGCCCTTTGGTATTCGTCGAAAGCCTCTGGTGGACACGCCCAGGATCGCAAGGAAGCTGCTGGCCACTCGGGAGGATGACGAGGATAGTAGGGTTGGTGCAACCCCTCAAAAGCCGCCGAAACCCAGTCTCCGGAAGCAGCCGAGAGGGACAATCGAGCCCACTTCGCCAAAGATGGGCAGGACCAAGCCTCGTATCCACGAGGACAAAGCTTCTTTGTTCTTCACGAGCAACAGCGTCGAGCTGGAGAATATCCTGTCTCCCCAGGACATAGAATACTCGTCAGACGATGAAGAATACGACGAGCCGGTTAAAAAGAAGCCATTACCTAAGGGCAAGCCCAAGAAGAGTGCCGTTGCAAAAAAGCAGGCTGTCGTGAAGAGGTTCCTGGAGCCAGTGGAGATTGAGGAGCCAGAGGAGACAGAGCAGCTTTCGGAGCCACCGAAAAACAAGAAGCCGGGGGTTAATAAGAAGGCAGTGGTTAACCAGAAGCCTAACCAGAAGGCTGCGGTTAAACAGAAGCCATGTAAGACCAAAAAGCTAGTGGAGATCGAGGAACCATCGAAGAGCGAAGAACCAGGGGAGAGCGAAGAAGAACCTGTGGTTAGTCGAAAACCAGTGGTTAGTCAAAAACCAGTAGTTAAACCAAAGCCAAGGCACAAGAAGAAGCCAGTGAAGGAGATAGAACCGTCGGAAAGCGAAGAACCAGTGGAGGAAGAAGTGGTTAATAGAAAACCAGTGGTTAGTCAAAAACCAGTAGTTAAACCAAAGCCAAGGCACAAGAAGAAGCCAGTGAAGGAGATAGAACCGTCGGAAAGCGAAGAAGAACCAGTAGAAGTAGAAGTGGTTAGTCGAAAACCAGTGGTTAGTCAGAAACCAGTAGTTAAACCGAAGCCAAAGAACAAGAAACCAGTGAAAGAGGTAGAACCGTCGGAAAGCGAAGAACCAGTGGAGGAAGAAGTGGTTAATAGAAAACCAGTGGTTAGTCAAAAACCAGTAGTTAAACCAAAGCCAAGGCACAAGAAGCCAGTGAAGGAGGTAGAACCGTCGGAAAGCGAAGAAGAACCAGTGGAGGAAGAAGTGGTTAATAGAAAACCAGTGGTTAGTCAGAAACCAGCAGTTAAACAAAAGCCGTTGCAGAAGCCAGTGGAGAAAAAAAAGCCAATCAAGGTAGAAGAAATATTGGAAAGCGAAAAAGAACCAGTGGAAGAAGAAGTGGTTAGTCGAAAACCAGTGGTTAGCCATAAACCAGCAGTTAAACAAAAGCCTTTGCAGAAGCCAGTGGAGAAAAAAAAGCCAATCAAG GTAGAAGAAATATTGGAAAGCGAAGAAGAACCCATGGAAATCGAAGAGGTTCATCGAAAACCAGTGGTTAGCCAGAAACCAGCAGTTAAACAAAAGCCGTTGCAGAAGCCAGTGGAGAAAAAAAAGCCAATCAAGGTAGAAGAAATATTGGAAAGCGAAGAAGAACCCATGGAAATCGAAGAGGTTCATCGAAAACCAGCGGCTAGTCATAAACCAGCAGTTAAACCAAAGTCATGTCAGAAAAAGAAGCCACTGGAGATCGAAGAACCATCGGAGAGCGAAGAAGAATCTGTGGAGATTGAACAACCattggttaaaaaaaaactcttgCGTAAACCGAAgccatataaaaaaaagaagccaGTGGAGATCGAAGAATCATCGGAGAGCGAAGAAGAACCATTGGAGATAGAACCACCGTTGGTTAATAAAAAACCCTTGGTTAAGCTAAGGCCAGGACAGAAGAAACCAAATGTGACCAAGAAACTAGTGGAGTCCGAAGAACCCATGGAGTGCGAACCACCGTTGGTTAAACAGAAGAAGAAACCATGTGTGAACGAAGAACCATTGGAGACTGAAGTGCCTCAGCCAGTGGTTAAGCGAAAACcatggcaaaacaaaaaaactatgGAGATCGAAGAATTCCTGAGCACCAAGGAACCAGAAGGATCATCGAATATCAAAAAACCATGGATGTTCAGTGAACTGGAGAAGCTCAAAAAGTCATTGGGGATCGAACAAccagtggaattaaaaaaaccaTTGGAGATCAGACAGTCCGTGGAGGAGTTGATGAGGACAATGGAGAGCGTCAAGGACAGAGTCCGCCGGATAGAGCATAGTTTGGGAAAGGATGCGGAGATATCTCAGTGCATTACGGACCGAATCAAGCGGATCGAGGAAGCCAAGCAAGCGGCGTTGGACTCGCCCCGAATCAAGTACATCAGGGAGAGAGTCGTAGTGCTGAGGCAGGAGTTCAACGAGTTGAGTGATAAAATGGGTAATCTGGGCAAAAGCTCCCACATGTGCAATGTGGACTACAGCACCCAGTTCAAGGATAACAAGGACAATAACAGAGAAACACAGATGGACAGAGACGATAACAAGGAGAATATTTCAAACATAGCTAGACAGATGTACATAGAGAGTACCCAGATTATGAGTTGCAAGGATAACAATAACAAGGACAGGGACATTGATACCGCTGTGGAGGAGGAATCTAATTTGCCCAAGACGAACTATGCGCGCTCGGAAGTCAGTGGGGATGAGGCACTCATCGAGATCTACAGGTCGCCAATATTCAGCTACAAAACCAGCGAGATGGAGGtcgccgaggaggaggagccctCCTCACTGGCGGGACGGATCACTCGCCCGAATAATCGGTCCCCATCCGAACCGGCGAGTCGAACCAGTTGGACCAGTCCGATGGCAATAGACGGTCTTTCGCGAGATCTGGCCAACATGTTATCTCTGGAGAATTTCACCAGTGAGCAGATCATGGCCGAAGTGCGTCTTCACTGTGGCGTGCGTCTGCTGATACAGAAACCCGATCTCGGCAAGGACACCGATGAGGCAGTGGCCACCGTCAGGCAGGACGTGGCCTGCAGCACCGCAGAGGACCACCTCGCCGAGTAA